The Rhizobiaceae bacterium genome contains the following window.
GGCCAGCCACAATGAGGGCAAGCTGCGCGAGATCGCAGACCTGATCGCGCCCTTCGGCTTCGAGGCACGGTCGGCGCGCGAATTCGGCCTGCCTGAACCGGAGGAAACCGGCACGACCTTCGAGCAGAACGCCTATATCAAGGCACATGCTGCAGCCGCCGCAACCGGCCTGCCCGCATTGTCGGACGATTCCGGGCTGATGATCGATGCGCTCGACGGGCAGCCCGGCGTCTACACGGCCAATTGGGCGGAAGGCCCGGAAGGAAAGCGCGATTTTTTGCGAGCCATGCGCCGCGCCGAGGACGCGCTGCAGGAAGCGGGCGCCACCGCACCTCAACAGCGCAAGGGCCGCTTCGTCGCCGTGCTTTGTCTTGCCTGGCCGGATGGAGAGGCAGAATATTTCCGGGGCGAGGTGGAAGGCACGATGGTCTGGCCGCCGCGCGGAGAACTGGGCTTCGGCTATGATCCGGTTTTCAGGCCGGACGGCCATGAGTTGACGTTCGGTGAGATGACCGCCGAACAGAAGCATGGCTGGAAGCCGGGCCAGCCGGACGCGCTTTCGCACCGGGCGCGCGCCTTCCAGAAATTCGCGCGTGCGAAGCTCGGATCGCCATGAGCGGCCCCGGCTTCGGCGTCTACCTGCATTGGCCGTTCTGCGCGGCCAAATGCCCCTATTGTGACTTCAACAGCCATGTCCGCCACCAGCCGGTCGACCAGCGACGGTTCGTCCGCGCGTTCGAGCGCGAGCTTGCCACCATGCGCGAGCGCACCGGGCCACGCGATGTCACCAGCATCTTCATCGGCGGCGGCACGCCTTCGCTGATGGAGCCGAGCACTGTGGAGGCGCTGCTCGACGCGGTCGCGCGCAACTGGCACGTGCCCGACGGCATCGAGGTCACGCTTGAAGCCAATCCCTCCTCGGTCGAGGCCGGGCGCTTTCGCGGCTATCGCGCCGCCGGGGTCAATCGCGTCTCGCTGGGCGTGCAGGCGCTGAACGACCCCGACCTTCGCTTCCTTGGACGGCTGCACGATGTCGAGCAGGCGCTGTCGGCCATCGCGCTGGCGCGAGAAACCTTTCCAAGGCTGTCCTTCGACCTGATCTATGCAAGGCCCGGGCAAACGCCGGAGGCGTGGGCCGAGGAGCTGGAGACGGCGATCGGCCACGCCGCCGACCACTTGTCTCTCTACCAGTTGACCATCGAGGAAGGCACGCGATTTCACGCGCTGCACGCAGCCGGGAAGATTGTCGTCCCCGACCCTGACCACGCCGCCGAACTCTATACCGTGACGCAGGACGTGACCGCCGCGCACGGCCTGCCGGCCTATGAGATTTCGAATCATGCACGGCCCGGCGCCGAAAGCCGGCACAACCTCGTCTATTGGCGCTACGGCGAGTATGTCGGCGCAGGACCGGGCGCGCATGGGCGTTTCGTGGAAAACGGGCGGCGCATCGTGACATTCACGGAGAAGATGCCGGAGCACTGGCTCGACCTCGTAGAAGGTCGCGGACATGGCGTCATCGGCGGCGAAGTGCTGACGCGCGAGGAGGAGGCCGACGAATTCCTGTTGATGGGCCTGCGCCTTACGGAGGGCATAGACCTTGCGCGCTACGAGCAGCTTTCCGGACGCAGCCTTTCGGGGCGGCGCGTTTCCATCCTCCAAGAGGAAGGGTTGCTGGCTTCGATAGGAAATTCACGCCTTAGGGCTACGCCGGAAGGCATGATCGTGCTCGATGCGCTCGTGGCCGACCTGGCGCGCTGATGCGCTCCGGTTCGGATTGGATTCGTCCGGTTTACGGGGCTTTGCCGGTTTGGTCTCCTTGGCCTCGGCCGGACGCGCGAAATAGGGCTCGAATACATCCTGATGCTGCAACGACATTGTGGCCTCCCTGTCGCGCCTCAAACGGGTTCAAGGTGAGCTTG
Protein-coding sequences here:
- the rdgB gene encoding RdgB/HAM1 family non-canonical purine NTP pyrophosphatase, whose translation is MPDLSARRIVVASHNEGKLREIADLIAPFGFEARSAREFGLPEPEETGTTFEQNAYIKAHAAAAATGLPALSDDSGLMIDALDGQPGVYTANWAEGPEGKRDFLRAMRRAEDALQEAGATAPQQRKGRFVAVLCLAWPDGEAEYFRGEVEGTMVWPPRGELGFGYDPVFRPDGHELTFGEMTAEQKHGWKPGQPDALSHRARAFQKFARAKLGSP
- the hemW gene encoding radical SAM family heme chaperone HemW, translated to MSGPGFGVYLHWPFCAAKCPYCDFNSHVRHQPVDQRRFVRAFERELATMRERTGPRDVTSIFIGGGTPSLMEPSTVEALLDAVARNWHVPDGIEVTLEANPSSVEAGRFRGYRAAGVNRVSLGVQALNDPDLRFLGRLHDVEQALSAIALARETFPRLSFDLIYARPGQTPEAWAEELETAIGHAADHLSLYQLTIEEGTRFHALHAAGKIVVPDPDHAAELYTVTQDVTAAHGLPAYEISNHARPGAESRHNLVYWRYGEYVGAGPGAHGRFVENGRRIVTFTEKMPEHWLDLVEGRGHGVIGGEVLTREEEADEFLLMGLRLTEGIDLARYEQLSGRSLSGRRVSILQEEGLLASIGNSRLRATPEGMIVLDALVADLAR